The following are encoded in a window of Acropora muricata isolate sample 2 chromosome 6, ASM3666990v1, whole genome shotgun sequence genomic DNA:
- the LOC136920841 gene encoding ruvB-like 2, which produces MAAVAAQKVQEVRDITRIERIGAHSHIRGLGLDDALEARQVSQGMVGQVTARRAAGVILEMIKEGKIAGRAVLIAGHPGTGKTAIAMGMAQSLGPDTPFTAIAGSEIYSLEMGKTEALTQAFRRSIGVRIKEETEIIEGEVVEVQIDRPASGTGAKIGKLTLKTTEMETIYDLGTKMIESLTKEKVQAGDIITIDKATGKVSKLGRSFNRARDYDAMGPQTRFVQCPEGEIQKRKEVVHTVTLHEIDVINSRTQGFLALFSGDTGEIKGEVREQINAKVAEWREEGKADIVPGVLFIDEVHMLDMECFSFLNRALENDMAPVLIMATNRGITKIRGTNYKSPHGIPIDLLDRLLIISTSPYQEKDLRQILTIRCEEEDVEMSEDAIFLLTKIAQETSLRYSIQLITAANLVCRKRKGTEVNVDDIKRVYSLFLDEARSAQFLKEYQSEFMFHEDEAAEPGSEAMDTEGETA; this is translated from the exons ATGGCGGCG GTTGCGGCACAGAAGGTTCAAGAAGTGAGAGATATAACAAGAATTGAAAGAATAG gAGCCCACTCACACATTCGTGGCCTTGGATTAGATGATGCCCTAGAAGCAAGACAG GTATCACAAGGAATGGTTGGCCAAGTCACAGCCAGAAGGGCAGCTGGTGTTATTCTAGAGATGATCAAG GAAGGAAAGATTGCTGGCCGAGCGGTTTTGATAGCAGGGCATCCTGGCACTGGAAAAACAGCCATTGCTATGG GTATGGCACAATCCCTTGGTCCTGACACACCTTTCACAGCCATTGCTGGCAGTGAAATATATTCACTTGAGATGGGAAAGACAGAAGCTCTTACACAGGCATTCAGAAGGTCAATTGGTGTGCGAATAAA AGAGGAAACAGAGATCATTGAAGGTGAAGTAGTTGAAGTACAAATTGACAGACCAGCTAGTGGAACA GGAGCCAAAATTGGCAAACTCACTTTGAAAACTACAGAAATGGAAACAATATATGATCTGGGAACAAAGATGATAGAATCtcttacaaaagaaaaagttcaAGCTGG GGATATCATAACTATTGACAAAGCGACAGGGAAAGTCTCCAAACTTGGCCGATCATTCAACAGAGCAAGGGACTATGATGCTATGGGGCCACAG ACTAGGTTTGTTCAGTGCCCTGAGGGTGAAATACAGAAGAGGAAAGAAGTTGTTCATACTGTCACTCTTCATGAGATTGACGTTATAAACAGTAGAACGCAGGGATTTTTAGCTCTTTTTTCAG GTGACACAGGTGAGATAAAAGGAGAAGTTCGGGAGCAGATCAATGCAAAAGTGGCAGAATGGAGAGAAGAAGGAAAGGCTGATATAGTGCCAGGG GTGCTGTTTATTGATGAAGTCCATATGCTCGACATGGAATGTTTTTCGTTTCTTAACCGAGCGCTTGAAAATGATATGGCCCCTGTTCTTATAATGGCAACGAACAGAGGAATCACCAA AATCCGTGGTACCAATTACAAGAGTCCCCACGGGATCCCAATTGACCTTCTGGACCGACTCTTAATCATATCCACCTCTCCCTACCAAGAGAAAGATTTGCGCCAAATTCTCACGATACG ATGCGAAGAGGAGGATGTGGAAATGTCGGAAGATGCCATATTCTTGctgactaaaattgctcaagaAACTTCGCTGAGATATTCCATCCAACTGATAACCGCCGCTAATCTGGTGTGTCGAAAGCGAAAG GGAACCGAGGTTAACGTTGATGACATCAAGCGAGTTTACTCATTGTTTTTGGACGAGGCAAGGTCTGCTCAGTTTCTCAAAGAATATCAATCAGAATTCATGTTTCACGAAGATGAAGCGGCCGAGCCTGGTTCTGAAGCAATGGATACTGAGGGAGAGACCGCGTGA